CAGCATGGTGCCATCGCCTCCGAACACCATCACCAATTCCGTTTCCCGAGCGAGGTGGCGCGCGTCGGAGCAGACCAGACCTTTCAGGTCGGCCAGCTGCGCCGTGGCTTTGTCGCAGGCCGCGACGCGCCCCGCGTCCGAGATCAACGCGGCAGCCTTTTGGACGGCGGCACGGCAGTTGATCTTTTCCGAGTTGGCGATGAGGCCAACGCGTTTGATTTTGTCAGCCAATTTTTTCAAGCAATGCCAGAAATTCTTTGTTACCCGCCGGACCCAGCAACGGCGATTCCGTCACGCCCAGCCAGCGGAGCGTTGCAACGGAACCGACGAATTCCTCCAATTCGCGCAGCACGCGCTCGTGAATACACGGATCGGTGATTACACCGGCGCCGCGGTCGGCTTCCGCTTTGCCCGCTTCGAATTGCGGTTTGACCAGGGGGATGAGTCTGCCACCGTTCCGCAGCAAGCCGGCGGCGGCCGGGAGAATCTTGCGCAGCGAGATGAAGGAGCAATCGACGGCCACCAGGTCCACCGGTGCGAATGGCTGAGGAAATCGCGCGGGCGCCAGATCGCGCGCGTTGGTCCTGTCCATGACGACCACGCGTGAATCCCGGCGCAGCTTCCAGGCGAGCTGACCGTGACCCACATCCACGGCGAAGACCTTTTTCACGTCGCGCTGCAACAGGCAGTCGGTGAAACCGCCGG
The nucleotide sequence above comes from Candidatus Angelobacter sp.. Encoded proteins:
- a CDS encoding SAM-dependent methyltransferase, which gives rise to GGFTDCLLQRDVKKVFAVDVGHGQLAWKLRRDSRVVVMDRTNARDLAPARFPQPFAPVDLVAVDCSFISLRKILPAAAGLLRNGGRLIPLVKPQFEAGKAEADRGAGVITDPCIHERVLRELEEFVGSVATLRWLGVTESPLLGPAGNKEFLALLEKIG